The Microcoleus sp. AS-A8 genome has a window encoding:
- a CDS encoding L-lactate dehydrogenase, which produces MLESLFTTVPNPTQDLIPHRRPRKGVIVGAGQVGMACAYSLLIQNVLDEMVIVDVNTEKLEGEVMDLNHGLPFVQPTMIRSGTLADGEDADIVIITAGAKQKPGESRLELVQRNLEIFKGLMPQIVQYCSQAILLIVTNPVDIMTYVSLKLSGLPTSSVIGSGTVLDTARFRYLLAEKFQLDPRSLHAYIIGEHGDSEVPVWSKVNISGMQLFNEDSDGEKLVDADTIEPIFEQVKNAAYEVIQRKGATSYAIGLGVTQIVQSILRNQNRLLTVSSLIHGFEGIDDVCLSLPAVVNRQGVSRTLNLMLTAIEKEQLQNSARVLRQTIEKLDLSC; this is translated from the coding sequence ATGCTGGAATCTCTATTCACCACCGTCCCTAATCCCACTCAAGATTTAATCCCCCATCGCCGTCCTCGTAAAGGTGTGATTGTTGGTGCGGGACAGGTGGGAATGGCTTGTGCTTACTCCCTGCTGATTCAAAATGTTCTTGATGAAATGGTGATTGTTGATGTCAATACTGAAAAACTGGAAGGGGAGGTGATGGATCTCAATCACGGCTTACCTTTCGTTCAGCCTACGATGATCCGATCCGGAACCTTAGCTGATGGTGAGGATGCCGATATTGTCATTATTACGGCTGGAGCCAAGCAGAAACCAGGGGAAAGTCGTTTAGAGCTAGTGCAACGCAATTTAGAGATATTTAAAGGCTTAATGCCCCAAATCGTTCAGTATTGTTCCCAAGCTATTTTGCTGATTGTGACGAACCCAGTAGACATCATGACTTATGTCTCTCTCAAACTATCCGGGTTACCAACATCCAGCGTGATTGGTTCAGGAACGGTACTCGATACGGCTCGTTTCCGTTATCTATTGGCGGAGAAGTTTCAACTTGATCCTCGAAGCTTACATGCTTATATTATTGGGGAGCATGGCGATAGTGAAGTCCCGGTTTGGAGCAAAGTTAATATATCAGGAATGCAACTGTTTAATGAAGATTCAGATGGGGAGAAATTAGTAGACGCCGATACGATAGAACCCATTTTTGAACAGGTGAAAAATGCAGCTTACGAGGTGATTCAACGCAAAGGCGCAACCAGTTATGCGATTGGCTTGGGTGTTACCCAGATTGTTCAATCCATTTTACGCAATCAAAACCGACTGCTGACGGTTAGTAGCCTGATTCATGGCTTTGAGGGGATTGACGATGTTTGTTTAAGTCTGCCAGCGGTGGTAAACCGTCAAGGAGTTAGCCGGACTTTAAATCTCATGCTGACTGCCATAGAAAAAGAGCAATTACAGAATTCAGCCAGAGTTTTGCGACAAACAATTGAAAAACTTGACCTTTCCTGCTAA
- a CDS encoding NAD(P)-dependent oxidoreductase — protein sequence MNQQIAFLGLGVMGGYMAANLARGGYSVKAWNRTPNRPGVEVAASAGATVVSSIREAVETADIIFSCVGDVPDVEEVILGTEGVAELAKPGALVIDTSTIGPNAARKIGSELKKHNLRFLDAPISGGDIGAKNGTLTIMVGGEPTDFEESKPVLEVLGKTIRLCGSIGSGQAVKLCNQVLAALHMVGLCEAMQLAQQQGIDPNLIVEVCSTGAAGSWALSNLGPKIIESDFRPGFMIKHILKDLRLVQESLKASGEELPGVEMSDRLFKIVQELDNGMGGEQGTQAMIRAYRDSL from the coding sequence ATGAACCAACAAATTGCCTTTCTCGGACTCGGTGTCATGGGTGGTTATATGGCGGCGAACTTGGCGCGAGGTGGTTACTCGGTTAAAGCCTGGAATCGCACCCCCAATCGTCCCGGTGTAGAAGTGGCAGCAAGTGCAGGTGCAACCGTAGTCTCATCCATTCGCGAAGCCGTCGAGACAGCAGATATCATCTTTTCCTGCGTCGGTGATGTGCCTGATGTTGAGGAAGTTATCCTCGGCACTGAGGGAGTTGCCGAGTTGGCGAAACCGGGTGCTTTAGTGATCGATACGAGTACCATTGGCCCAAATGCGGCGCGAAAGATAGGAAGCGAACTTAAAAAACACAACCTCCGCTTTCTGGATGCACCGATTTCAGGTGGAGACATTGGGGCGAAAAATGGCACCCTAACCATCATGGTTGGCGGTGAACCAACTGATTTTGAGGAGAGTAAGCCAGTATTAGAAGTTCTGGGCAAAACGATTCGCCTTTGTGGTTCAATAGGTAGCGGTCAGGCTGTAAAACTGTGTAATCAAGTCCTGGCTGCACTTCACATGGTGGGTTTATGCGAGGCGATGCAGCTAGCCCAACAACAAGGAATCGACCCTAACTTAATTGTAGAAGTTTGCAGCACCGGTGCGGCTGGGTCGTGGGCGCTATCTAACCTGGGGCCAAAAATCATCGAGTCTGATTTCCGTCCCGGTTTCATGATTAAACACATCCTGAAAGATTTGAGATTGGTACAAGAAAGCCTCAAGGCATCGGGTGAAGAATTGCCGGGAGTGGAAATGAGCGATCGCTTATTTAAAATAGTTCAAGAACTGGATAACGGGATGGGTGGCGAACAAGGAACCCAGGCCATGATTCGTGCCTACCGTGACTCCTTATAG
- the zds gene encoding 9,9'-di-cis-zeta-carotene desaturase has product MRVAIVGAGLAGMATAVELVDAGHEVELFESRPFVGGKVGSWVDADGNHVEMGLHVFFGCYYQLFDLMKKVGAIDNLRLKEHTHIFVNKGGRTGALDFRFITGAPFNGLKAFFTTSQLSLQDKLQNSLALGTSPIVRGLVDFDGAMKTIRDLDKISFADWFRKHGGNDGSLKRMWNPIAYALGFIDTENISARCMLTIFQFFAAKTEASVLRMLEGSPDEYLHQPIVKYIEARGGKIHTRRRVREILFTEVDGQTKVTGLVVAKGETEETILADAYVCATDVPGVQRVLPEAWRKWSEFDNIYKLDTIPVATVQLRFDGWVTELHDAEKRKQLTEAAGIDNLLYTPDADFSCFADLALTSPGNYYREGQGSLLQLVLTPGDPFIRQNNEAIAQHVLKQVHELFPSSRELNMTWYSVVKLAQSLYREAPGMDPYRPPQKTPISNFFLAGSYTQQDYIDSMEGATLSGCQAAKAILENAKELVERTPVTTV; this is encoded by the coding sequence ATGCGCGTTGCAATTGTTGGGGCGGGACTAGCCGGGATGGCGACGGCAGTTGAGTTAGTCGATGCCGGACATGAAGTCGAACTATTTGAATCCCGACCTTTTGTGGGAGGAAAAGTGGGCAGTTGGGTAGATGCCGATGGCAACCATGTGGAGATGGGGTTGCATGTCTTTTTCGGCTGCTACTACCAGTTATTTGACTTGATGAAGAAGGTAGGGGCGATCGACAACCTACGTCTCAAGGAGCATACCCATATCTTTGTCAACAAAGGGGGACGCACGGGGGCGCTAGATTTTCGTTTCATCACGGGCGCGCCCTTCAATGGACTGAAAGCCTTTTTCACCACTTCCCAGCTCTCTTTACAAGATAAGCTGCAAAATTCCCTGGCACTCGGTACGAGTCCCATTGTTCGCGGCTTGGTGGACTTCGACGGCGCGATGAAAACCATTCGCGATTTAGATAAAATCAGCTTTGCCGATTGGTTTCGCAAACACGGTGGAAATGATGGCAGCTTAAAGCGGATGTGGAACCCGATCGCCTACGCTTTGGGTTTCATCGACACCGAGAATATTTCCGCCCGGTGTATGCTGACAATTTTCCAGTTTTTTGCCGCAAAAACAGAAGCTTCGGTGCTGCGAATGCTGGAAGGTTCTCCCGATGAGTATCTGCATCAGCCGATTGTTAAGTACATAGAGGCGCGAGGCGGGAAAATCCACACCAGGCGTCGAGTGCGGGAAATTTTGTTTACTGAGGTGGATGGGCAAACCAAAGTCACCGGACTAGTGGTTGCTAAAGGCGAAACCGAAGAAACGATCCTTGCGGATGCCTACGTCTGCGCCACAGATGTCCCCGGTGTGCAGCGTGTCCTGCCTGAAGCTTGGCGTAAGTGGTCGGAGTTTGACAATATCTACAAGCTCGATACCATCCCCGTGGCTACCGTACAGTTGAGGTTTGACGGTTGGGTAACCGAGTTACACGATGCCGAGAAGCGCAAGCAGCTCACAGAAGCCGCAGGAATTGATAATCTGCTCTATACCCCGGATGCTGACTTCTCCTGCTTTGCGGACTTAGCCTTAACCAGTCCTGGTAACTACTACCGCGAGGGACAGGGTTCACTGTTGCAATTGGTGCTCACTCCGGGAGACCCCTTTATCCGGCAAAATAATGAAGCGATCGCACAACACGTCCTCAAGCAAGTCCATGAACTCTTCCCCTCCTCGCGAGAACTGAACATGACTTGGTACAGCGTCGTCAAGCTGGCTCAGTCTCTCTACCGTGAGGCTCCTGGGATGGACCCCTATCGCCCCCCGCAAAAAACACCCATCAGCAATTTTTTCCTGGCCGGAAGCTACACCCAGCAAGACTACATCGATAGTATGGAAGGAGCCACCTTATCGGGGTGTCAGGCGGCAAAAGCCATTCTGGAAAATGCCAAAGAACTGGTAGAACGAACCCCTGTAACAACGGTTTGA
- a CDS encoding SRPBCC family protein has protein sequence MSDWLEHSVQVEVDIPIELSWNLWSDLEQMPRWMKWIDSVHVLEDNPELSRWKLATGGLEFSWLSRILKLVPNQIIQWESVDGLPNRGAVRFYDRQGSSIVKLSVAYAIPGLLGQLMDNLFLGRVVESTIQADLERFREYALNLKSQST, from the coding sequence ATGTCCGATTGGCTAGAACACAGTGTACAGGTTGAGGTTGACATTCCCATTGAATTGTCCTGGAACCTCTGGTCTGATTTAGAGCAAATGCCTCGATGGATGAAGTGGATTGACTCCGTCCATGTCCTGGAAGACAATCCTGAGTTATCTCGATGGAAGTTGGCGACTGGCGGCTTGGAATTTAGCTGGCTTTCCCGAATTCTGAAATTGGTGCCAAACCAGATTATTCAGTGGGAATCTGTGGATGGTTTGCCCAATCGAGGAGCGGTTCGCTTCTATGATCGGCAGGGGAGCAGTATTGTCAAGCTGAGTGTGGCTTATGCGATTCCCGGCCTGTTGGGTCAGTTGATGGATAATCTGTTTTTAGGTCGTGTTGTGGAGTCTACAATCCAGGCTGACTTGGAACGTTTTCGAGAATACGCTCTCAACCTTAAGTCCCAATCTACATAA
- a CDS encoding photosystem I protein PsaX, translated as MAAQTKKYDAPVAKSGGKFPYPFRTGWALFLLAINFVVAAFYFHIIE; from the coding sequence ATGGCTGCTCAGACCAAAAAATATGATGCTCCCGTTGCCAAGTCTGGCGGTAAGTTCCCCTACCCTTTTCGTACAGGATGGGCTTTGTTCCTTTTAGCGATCAACTTCGTGGTTGCTGCTTTTTATTTCCACATCATTGAATAG
- the lipA gene encoding lipoyl synthase: protein MDLLTQTDPSVTTRPDRGQWRQELDALPPWLRRPIGKASEISTVQRIIKQRNIHTICEEGRCPNRGECYSQKTATFLLMGPTCTRSCAFCQVDKGHAPMPLDPEEPQKVAEAVNLLGLRYVVLTSVARDDLPDQGADCFSTTMYTIRQLNPDTEIEVLTADFWGGRGKNDQTPVELQHQRVARVVEAHPACYNHNIETVRRLQGRVRRGAQYERSLDVLRIVKSLNPTIPTKSGLMLGHGETQAEVIEALVDLRNAGCDRLTLGQYMRPSLQHLPVQKYWTPAEFDELGAIARDLGFAHVRSGPLVRSSYHASESI from the coding sequence ATGGATTTGCTCACCCAAACTGACCCATCTGTGACAACACGGCCCGATCGCGGCCAATGGCGACAAGAACTGGACGCACTGCCCCCTTGGTTGCGTCGCCCCATTGGCAAAGCCAGCGAAATCTCAACAGTACAGCGCATTATCAAGCAACGAAACATCCACACAATTTGTGAAGAGGGGCGCTGTCCTAACCGAGGCGAGTGCTATTCCCAAAAGACGGCAACATTTTTGTTAATGGGGCCAACTTGCACCCGTTCCTGTGCCTTCTGTCAGGTGGACAAGGGGCACGCACCCATGCCTCTTGACCCAGAGGAACCCCAAAAGGTGGCTGAGGCGGTAAATCTATTGGGTTTGCGGTATGTCGTGCTAACTTCGGTAGCGCGAGATGATTTGCCCGACCAAGGTGCAGATTGTTTTTCTACCACAATGTACACGATTCGTCAACTGAATCCAGACACAGAGATTGAGGTGCTGACAGCCGATTTTTGGGGCGGTAGAGGTAAAAATGACCAGACTCCAGTCGAGTTACAACACCAACGGGTAGCTAGGGTAGTGGAGGCTCATCCAGCTTGTTATAACCACAATATTGAAACCGTGCGGCGCTTACAGGGACGAGTGCGTCGCGGTGCCCAATATGAGCGATCGCTCGATGTTCTCCGCATCGTCAAATCCCTGAATCCCACAATCCCCACCAAGTCAGGTTTGATGCTGGGGCATGGCGAAACTCAAGCGGAAGTGATTGAGGCGCTGGTGGATTTGCGGAACGCGGGATGCGATCGCCTCACCCTAGGCCAATATATGCGTCCCTCCTTGCAACACCTGCCTGTACAAAAATACTGGACACCCGCAGAATTTGACGAATTGGGCGCGATCGCACGAGACTTAGGCTTTGCCCATGTCCGTTCTGGCCCCCTTGTCCGCAGTTCCTACCACGCGAGTGAGAGTATTTAA
- a CDS encoding response regulator, translated as MASQKILVIDDSKVIRMRVREMLPSGNIEVLEAKDGLEGLNLIRQELPNLIMLDFLLPKMSGWEVFQHIQSTSELQTIPLVLMSGRKEEVTEKIQEPFEYFAFVEKPFEKKQLVDAIKEAMGKAKKPRPESQQAAAASTATASASSASSSADIEALNAKVAKMQAEIDGLKKQLSQIMAFIKQKLK; from the coding sequence GTGGCAAGTCAGAAAATCCTGGTAATTGATGACAGTAAAGTCATCCGAATGCGTGTAAGAGAAATGTTACCGTCAGGTAACATTGAAGTTTTGGAAGCGAAGGATGGTTTAGAGGGACTGAATTTAATTCGCCAGGAACTTCCTAACCTAATCATGTTAGATTTTCTTCTCCCTAAAATGAGTGGTTGGGAAGTGTTTCAGCATATTCAAAGTACCAGTGAACTCCAGACAATTCCTTTGGTATTAATGTCGGGTCGTAAGGAAGAAGTCACGGAGAAAATCCAAGAACCCTTTGAGTATTTTGCTTTTGTTGAAAAGCCGTTTGAGAAGAAGCAGTTGGTTGATGCTATCAAGGAAGCCATGGGCAAGGCGAAAAAACCCCGCCCCGAATCGCAACAGGCGGCAGCTGCCAGTACAGCAACGGCTAGTGCATCTTCTGCTTCTTCATCTGCCGACATTGAAGCGCTTAACGCCAAAGTTGCGAAAATGCAGGCTGAAATTGATGGATTGAAGAAACAGTTATCTCAAATTATGGCGTTCATCAAACAAAAGTTAAAGTAG
- the recR gene encoding recombination mediator RecR: protein MIEQLQRLPGVGPKTAQRLALHILKRSEEEVQALAQALVEAKKQVGLCQVCFHLSAEPTCEICRNANRDNSTICVVADSRDVIALEKTREYAGKYHVLGGVISPMEGIGPDQLHIQQLVRRVSQRGIKEVILAISPSVEGETTTLYVGHLLKPFTKVTRIAFGLPVGGDLEYADEVTLARALEGRRELD from the coding sequence TTGATCGAGCAACTCCAACGCTTGCCCGGAGTTGGGCCTAAAACGGCTCAACGGCTGGCTTTACATATCCTCAAGCGCTCAGAGGAAGAAGTACAGGCATTGGCTCAAGCCTTAGTTGAGGCGAAAAAACAAGTCGGCTTATGCCAGGTATGCTTTCACCTCTCCGCTGAACCCACGTGCGAAATCTGCCGCAACGCCAACCGGGACAACAGCACTATCTGTGTCGTCGCTGACTCCCGTGATGTGATTGCTCTGGAAAAAACGCGGGAATATGCTGGTAAATATCACGTCCTCGGCGGCGTCATCTCACCCATGGAGGGAATTGGCCCCGATCAGCTACATATTCAGCAATTGGTGCGGCGAGTCAGCCAGAGGGGTATCAAAGAAGTCATTTTAGCCATTAGTCCGAGTGTGGAAGGTGAGACAACCACGCTCTATGTCGGTCACCTCCTGAAGCCGTTTACCAAGGTAACTCGGATTGCTTTTGGTCTACCTGTAGGCGGCGATTTAGAGTATGCTGACGAGGTCACGTTAGCACGAGCCTTAGAAGGACGACGTGAACTCGATTAG
- a CDS encoding J domain-containing protein has product MIKHHLIKTDFGCRCTICHWKWRSIPTSSCPGVRRFARWNDIPTYLKTIDQLSKVGLKPRDKGDPTACLQPREGKPPQYWLYDQRQAVSLHKRIPVVGEGTQQQRRIAAEARRLWEKGEIYTQLHRGVVIEAIPQVLDKFIRFKARAKVKGIPGKFSAADIEANVNLPTHIEAIEHAKRFIEQILDSGIPNHIPARKNLHAYLEAWGGCFIRLDESGAGFYLRVTCEPEPQKQEEIPTLNFIPIDGEWWEVLGVKPEATPAEVKKAYRRLAGMFHPDINKSEEAHDRTVALNRAYETYRELLRTVAPKR; this is encoded by the coding sequence TTGATCAAGCATCACCTCATTAAAACGGATTTCGGGTGTCGCTGTACAATCTGCCACTGGAAATGGCGAAGTATTCCGACGAGTTCGTGTCCAGGTGTCCGCCGCTTCGCACGGTGGAATGACATACCGACCTATCTCAAAACTATAGACCAATTGAGTAAGGTGGGGCTTAAACCCAGAGACAAAGGTGATCCAACGGCGTGCTTGCAACCGAGAGAAGGCAAGCCTCCTCAATATTGGCTGTACGATCAACGCCAAGCGGTTTCTTTACACAAACGAATTCCAGTTGTTGGAGAAGGGACTCAGCAACAAAGAAGGATTGCGGCTGAGGCAAGGCGGCTATGGGAAAAGGGAGAAATTTATACTCAACTTCACCGAGGTGTAGTCATTGAAGCGATTCCTCAGGTTTTGGACAAATTTATCCGCTTCAAAGCTAGGGCAAAGGTTAAGGGTATTCCTGGTAAGTTTAGTGCAGCCGACATCGAAGCCAACGTCAACTTGCCGACCCATATCGAAGCCATTGAACATGCTAAGCGATTTATTGAGCAAATTCTAGATTCTGGTATTCCCAATCACATCCCAGCCCGCAAAAATCTTCATGCTTATCTTGAGGCATGGGGGGGGTGTTTTATCCGACTCGATGAATCAGGAGCAGGCTTTTATCTTCGAGTCACTTGTGAACCCGAACCGCAGAAACAAGAAGAAATCCCAACACTCAACTTCATTCCAATTGATGGAGAATGGTGGGAAGTTTTAGGTGTTAAACCGGAGGCAACTCCCGCAGAAGTCAAAAAAGCTTATCGGCGCTTGGCAGGAATGTTTCACCCAGATATCAATAAGAGTGAGGAAGCGCACGACAGAACTGTCGCGCTCAATCGTGCCTATGAGACGTATCGAGAATTATTAAGAACTGTCGCCCCAAAAAGATAG
- a CDS encoding pentapeptide repeat-containing protein, with the protein MQHRFGADVKGQFLAASTGVVKSCWSVDPRYWASDRFLHPNQLAVLERKLVLFLLESKLKPYLSRVVWHSDQHPGRLKTEPLNTDDPTFELDTGETEECPEIADVIQRVITAETDNFLELAKIAGLNPLVDFAGAKLLGVNLSGVDLSGANLRRVYLRGADLSDTDLSSADLQAASLGGADLSGAYLSDANLSHANFHRASLALANVSSANLSSTNLSEANFSSANLSDANLTNANLTQADLHRASLMLANLSGVTWLNSRVEEARFSKDSGLSEEWKLDLKQRGAIFEE; encoded by the coding sequence TTGCAGCATAGATTTGGAGCAGATGTCAAGGGACAATTCCTGGCTGCGTCAACGGGTGTGGTCAAAAGCTGTTGGTCAGTAGACCCACGATATTGGGCTAGCGATCGCTTTCTTCACCCGAATCAGCTAGCCGTGTTAGAGAGAAAGCTCGTTTTATTTCTGCTCGAATCCAAACTTAAGCCTTACCTAAGCCGAGTCGTGTGGCACTCTGATCAGCATCCAGGACGGCTAAAAACCGAGCCATTGAATACAGATGATCCAACATTTGAACTTGATACTGGTGAAACCGAAGAATGTCCGGAAATAGCAGATGTAATTCAGCGCGTGATTACAGCAGAAACGGATAACTTTTTGGAATTAGCCAAAATCGCGGGTCTCAATCCGTTAGTTGATTTTGCAGGTGCCAAGCTGCTGGGTGTCAACCTCAGTGGGGTGGATTTGAGCGGAGCCAATCTGCGTAGAGTCTATCTCCGGGGTGCTGACTTGAGCGATACGGATTTGAGTAGTGCAGATTTGCAGGCCGCGAGTCTCGGTGGTGCCGATCTCAGTGGTGCTTATTTAAGTGATGCCAATTTGAGCCATGCTAATTTTCATCGAGCCAGTTTGGCGTTGGCGAATGTCAGTAGTGCCAATCTTAGTAGTACGAATCTGAGTGAAGCGAACTTCAGCAGTGCCAACTTAAGTGATGCTAACCTGACCAATGCGAACCTCACTCAGGCTGACCTCCATCGGGCTAGTTTAATGTTAGCCAATTTGAGTGGTGTAACTTGGTTGAATAGTCGTGTAGAAGAAGCCCGATTTAGCAAAGATTCAGGTCTTTCTGAGGAATGGAAGCTGGACTTGAAACAAAGGGGGGCTATTTTTGAAGAATAA
- a CDS encoding phytanoyl-CoA dioxygenase family protein, with amino-acid sequence MMTTRYNKQQIESFAQSVLKDGHCVLPHHFSEATLNAWREAFAPLLEDHIEREGKLLNRGSARYYVTLPFAAPFADPSIYEDEDILAIAKLLVGEDMVMCQLATDTPLLGSDYQDVHRDAPPLFPETGMETPPFQLAVNFPLVDVTLENGPFETTRGTHMMSKEEGLRRLESGEIKLEPITMQLGDVMIRDVRTLHRGTPNHTQTPRPMVVIGYSRRWLFRPEVSIHIPRAALLSLSERARHLLRFNPIVESLEDKPEVEVYQSFAY; translated from the coding sequence ATGATGACAACCCGCTACAACAAACAACAAATCGAATCCTTCGCCCAATCGGTTCTGAAGGATGGCCATTGTGTGTTGCCCCATCACTTCTCAGAGGCGACACTCAATGCTTGGCGTGAGGCTTTTGCGCCTTTGTTAGAGGATCATATCGAGCGCGAAGGTAAGCTGCTTAATCGAGGTTCAGCCCGCTATTACGTCACTTTGCCCTTCGCTGCTCCCTTTGCCGACCCCAGCATATACGAAGATGAGGATATCCTAGCGATCGCTAAGCTATTAGTAGGCGAAGACATGGTGATGTGCCAGCTAGCCACAGACACTCCCTTGTTGGGGTCTGACTATCAAGACGTGCATCGGGATGCGCCGCCACTGTTCCCTGAAACGGGTATGGAGACGCCGCCATTCCAGCTTGCCGTAAACTTTCCCCTTGTGGATGTAACCCTTGAAAACGGACCCTTTGAGACTACACGCGGTACGCACATGATGTCAAAAGAAGAAGGACTGCGCCGCCTGGAGTCGGGTGAAATCAAGTTAGAACCCATCACGATGCAACTGGGCGACGTGATGATTCGCGATGTACGCACTCTGCACCGGGGCACGCCCAATCATACACAAACGCCACGTCCGATGGTTGTAATTGGCTATAGTCGCCGCTGGCTGTTTCGTCCCGAGGTGTCTATTCACATACCCCGTGCTGCCCTCCTCTCACTCTCCGAACGCGCCCGCCACTTGTTACGCTTCAATCCCATTGTCGAATCCCTTGAGGACAAACCAGAGGTTGAAGTTTATCAGTCGTTCGCTTACTAG
- the purB gene encoding adenylosuccinate lyase, whose translation MIERYTLPEMGELWTDTYKFKTWLQVEVAVCEAQAELGAIPEAAVEEIKAKANFDPKRILEIEEEVRHDMIAFLTNVNEYVGDAGRYIHLGLTSSDVLDTALALQLVASLDIILEHLEKLGQAIRYQAQQHRNTVMIGRSHGIHAEPITFGFKLAGWLAEVCRNRDRLCQMRHEIAVGKISGAVGTYANIDPRVEAIACQNLGLQPDTASTQVISRDRHANFVQQLALLTATIERFAVEIRNLQKTDVLEVEEYFSKGQKGSSAMPHKRNPIRSERLTGMARIVRGHAVAALENVALWHERDISHSSVERVILPDACILTHFMLVEITDLVKKLLVYPENMKRNMNLYGGVVFSQRVLLTLVEKGTTREEAYRIVQSCAHEAWNKPEGNFHDLIAKHPEVTSKLTPPEIEACFDPQHHLQHLDEIYQRLGI comes from the coding sequence TTGATCGAGCGCTACACCCTGCCCGAAATGGGCGAATTGTGGACGGACACCTACAAATTCAAAACCTGGCTTCAGGTTGAGGTTGCCGTTTGTGAAGCACAAGCTGAACTGGGTGCAATTCCAGAAGCGGCTGTGGAGGAGATTAAAGCTAAGGCGAATTTTGACCCGAAGCGGATACTAGAAATTGAGGAAGAAGTCCGTCATGACATGATCGCCTTTCTCACGAATGTAAATGAGTATGTGGGCGATGCGGGGCGTTATATCCACTTGGGGTTGACGAGTTCCGATGTCTTGGATACGGCTCTGGCACTGCAACTAGTTGCCAGCTTGGACATTATTTTGGAGCACCTAGAGAAACTGGGTCAAGCAATTCGCTACCAGGCACAGCAACATCGCAATACTGTGATGATTGGGCGTTCTCATGGCATTCATGCCGAACCGATCACCTTTGGCTTTAAGCTGGCGGGGTGGTTGGCGGAAGTGTGTCGCAACCGCGATCGCCTCTGCCAAATGCGTCATGAAATTGCGGTGGGGAAGATTTCTGGCGCGGTGGGAACTTATGCCAATATTGACCCTCGTGTGGAAGCGATCGCTTGTCAAAATTTGGGGCTGCAACCCGATACGGCTTCAACTCAGGTCATCTCGCGCGATCGCCATGCTAATTTTGTGCAACAATTAGCGCTTTTAACGGCAACGATTGAACGTTTTGCGGTTGAAATTCGCAACCTGCAAAAAACCGATGTTCTAGAAGTTGAAGAATACTTCTCTAAAGGACAAAAAGGTTCCTCGGCAATGCCTCACAAGCGTAACCCCATCCGTTCTGAACGCCTAACAGGAATGGCGCGAATTGTGCGGGGACATGCGGTGGCAGCGTTGGAAAATGTAGCGCTGTGGCACGAACGGGATATCTCTCACAGTTCAGTGGAACGGGTGATTTTACCCGACGCTTGCATTTTGACTCACTTCATGCTTGTGGAAATCACCGACTTGGTGAAGAAGCTGCTGGTTTATCCAGAAAACATGAAGCGGAATATGAATCTTTACGGGGGTGTTGTATTCAGTCAGAGGGTATTATTGACCTTGGTGGAAAAGGGGACGACCCGCGAAGAAGCCTACAGGATTGTACAGTCTTGTGCTCATGAAGCCTGGAATAAACCAGAGGGAAATTTCCACGATCTGATTGCTAAACACCCTGAAGTGACAAGTAAGCTAACTCCGCCAGAAATTGAGGCTTGTTTTGACCCGCAGCATCATTTACAGCACTTGGATGAGATTTATCAACGCTTAGGGATTTAA